Proteins encoded by one window of Candidatus Eisenbacteria bacterium:
- a CDS encoding sigma-70 family RNA polymerase sigma factor translates to MTVQSDAMDRGFGWGAVASEVDWEAQYAEQLPRIYNFLRYRVGPDEAEDLASRVFEKAWVHRHRYRRDRAAFGTWLIVIARNESIDHLRARRRHEPLEAAEHVASGGTPEDHAEHRSNVTRLGRLLEGLADRERELVALKYGAGLTNREIARTVKLGESNVGTILHRTIESLRQEWHKGEPQ, encoded by the coding sequence ATGACCGTGCAGAGCGACGCGATGGACCGGGGGTTCGGCTGGGGAGCCGTGGCGAGCGAGGTGGACTGGGAGGCCCAGTACGCCGAGCAATTGCCGCGCATCTACAACTTCCTGCGCTACCGGGTGGGGCCCGACGAGGCCGAGGATCTGGCGTCCCGGGTGTTCGAGAAGGCGTGGGTCCATCGGCATCGCTACCGCCGTGACCGCGCGGCATTTGGAACCTGGTTGATCGTGATCGCGCGCAACGAATCGATCGACCATCTGCGGGCACGCCGCCGGCACGAGCCGCTCGAGGCGGCGGAACACGTCGCGAGCGGCGGAACGCCCGAGGATCACGCCGAGCATCGCTCGAACGTGACGCGACTCGGCCGGCTGCTCGAGGGACTCGCGGATCGCGAGCGCGAGCTGGTGGCCTTGAAATACGGAGCGGGCCTCACGAACCGCGAAATCGCGCGGACCGTGAAGCTCGGCGAGAGCAACGTCGGCACCATTCTCCATCGCACGATCGAATCGCTGCGCCAGGAGTGGCACAAAGGAGAACCTCAATGA